A single Xiphias gladius isolate SHS-SW01 ecotype Sanya breed wild chromosome 18, ASM1685928v1, whole genome shotgun sequence DNA region contains:
- the tns2a gene encoding tensin-2 isoform X4: MISGKMSKAGKGEPHIFKEKTFKKKRQCSVCRQSVDHVGSFCRVCKTATHRKCEAKVTSACIPVPSNDLQRRGTGPSRHTQHLGSTKSLTYTKQRNTLPRSFSVDRVMERVMERHYDFDLTYITERIISVFFPPKLEEQRYRLNLKEVAAMLKSKHQDKFLLLNLSERRHDITRLNPKVHDFGWPDLHAPPLDKICAICKAMETWLTSDPQHVVVLHCKGNKGKTGVIIAAYMHYSKISAGADQALSTLAMRKFCEDKVSSSLQPSQNRYIYYFGGLLSGAIKMNSSPLFLHQVLIPSLPNFQGEGGYYPFLKIYQAMQLVYTSGIYDLQGTGGRRLCVTIEPALLLKGDIMVKCYHRRAQSADRDTVFRLQFHTCTIHGSQLWFGKGELDEACTDERFPSDATVEFVFSSGPEKIKGREYQKNDPAVTVDYNTADPVVRWDSYENFNQRYQDSLEDIAHTRGPLDGSLYAQIKKRRGPGSGSLTSTNGSSPGAGLPEDRPDHLIAQGSDSALSGHSIHLNQSSVHSERQEEPIRPPPPTRQEREELERLLGGIEGNRDGERETAILDDGDSLPSERTGTLRLSRSCSCRDGYRSQRCAEPGCDRTLLMPNGYCLDRAPGTNGHHGATPSASPNPAAPPSHMDLCQHYSPHSHQSLPPPDLVWDRQGGPPHYLHRSCSEAPSSRHICPYSSPDLTPHSHTPPHHHPLSATGRLCCREDEYGPYHHPPPPHSHHHAHAHHPKPSTSPTYHDIMLMDGLPPPGCPCRDCTIRREDSAAYHGLRLDRGDSFQWDREAELQQREVGLRRAREAELPRGSELHWERDPGLRRGRELSLHWERDREAELQWEREREAEYWHRRATIASYGQQGHDLPAFQFDPLPSGHPAYPEASRSHAHSHLDLKYSSSSSGYQTPRQVCPCSPYQPSPSESRGYASGYQSESTSPLPPASTMTGPCGHSNGPAEHNHSRHPHHPDSQQSYGSDSHTDGLRSSGESVGWRDHITHGSFKRVHRDGQAASSTPSDMSGPPTPVHTSSPLRTQESPSPGGREYEIRTTDIISSDYDASQAQDRHYRADDILPESPESQKSSTEPSSMSSTKDTQSHTTTPIQTEPHNHCTAQTEPAPAAPYQQHCSPDMRSASSFDSVTSTTSNQGHFQAPSSPLRASPAPDTHPQPGPLTLQTPRLSEAAALPSAVAQAVSQPQSQTHTQTTGCAGPIPAEVNGSSPAGEAHPEAPKPTNTSNTQAPASPTPATSSSHQPASSSMEGSPVSDAPVPGFATLGRRLMLSGSDPQHPNHTQQHSPPHHHYPAMEHSAPLDTNKRHCYSPHTPHLHQSSYSNYSTISIPLPHPQPPLPEKRHPPAQSGSPSDGVGTLRPAVGHVPPSTASTTQHQHHVTFSPTVGEIAPPAGQNDGVAPVEPEIANRVSVKFVQDSSRFWYKPGISREQAITALKEREPGTFLIRDSNSFQGAYGLALKVATPPPNVNNHSSKASDPLEQLVRHFLIETGPRGVKIKGCQNEPYFGSLSALVYQHSITPISLPCALKILEKDLIGEVQEAQPVSNISTAADLLKQGAACNVLYLNSVETESLTGPQAIAKATDATLGRNPRPAATVVQFKVTSQGITLTDSQRRVFFRRHYPVNSVTFSSIDPKDRRWTNSDSTPVKVFGFVAKKPGSVAENVCHMFAELDPEQPASAIVNFINKVMLSQRR, translated from the exons GTGACCTCTGCATGCATCCCAGTGCCCTCCAATGATCTG CAGCGTAGAGGGACCGGTCCGTCTCGACACACCCAACACCTG GGTTCCACGAAGTCTCTGACCTATACCAAACAGAGAAACACCCTGCCAAG GAGCTTCAGTGTGGACCGTGTGATGGAGAGAGTGATGGAGCGCCACTACGACTTCGACCTGACCTACATCACCGAGAGGATCATCTCCGTCTTCTTCCCCCCAAAGCTGGAGGAACAGAGATACCGGCTTAACCTGAAGGAGGTGGCTGCCATGCTCAAGTCCAAACATCAAGACAAATTTCTG CTCCTGAATCTCTCCGAGAGGCGCCACGATATCACCCGATTAAATCCCAAG GTTCATGACTTTGGCTGGCCTGACCTCCACGCCCCACCGCTGGATAAGATCTGTGCCATATGTAAGGCCATGGAGACGtggctgacctctgacccccagCACGTGGTGGTCCTGCACTGCAAG GGCAACAAAGGGAAAACAGGCGTGATCATTGCGGCCTACATGCACTACAGCAAGATCTCCgcagg GGCGGACCAGGCTCTCAGTACTCTGGCCATGAGGAAGTTCTGTGAAGATAAGGTGTCCTCTTCCCTCCAGCCGTCCCAAAACAG GTATATCTATTACTTCGGGGGCCTCCTGTCTGGGGCGATCAAGATGAACAGCagccctctcttcctccaccaaGTTCTCATCCCATCGCTCCCCAACTTCCAGGGtgaaggag GTTACTACCCCTTCCTGAAGATCTACCAGGCCATGCAGTTGGTCTACACTTCGGGCATATA TGACCTTCAAGGCACTGGAGGTAGGCGTCTGTGTGTGACCATTGAACCAGCACTGCTGCTGAAGGGTGACATCATG GTGAAATGCTACCACAGGCGAGCACAGAGTGCTGACAGAGACACTGTGTTCAGGCTGCAGTTCCACACTTGCACCATCCACGGATCCCAGCTCTGGTTTGGCAAAGGAGAGCTGGATGAAGCTTGTACTG ATGAGCGTTTTCCATCTGATGCCACAGTAGAATTTGTCTTCTCCTCTGGACCTGAGAAGATCAAAG GTCGTGAGTACCAGAAGAACGACCCAGCTGTCACAGTCGACTACAACACTGCTGACCCAGTGGTTCGCTGGGATTCCTATGAGAACTTCAACCAGCGATACCAGGACAGCCTGGAGG ATATTGCCCACACCAGAGGTCCTCTAGATGGCAGTCTCTACGCTCAGATAAAGAAGCGGCGAGGGCCAGGCTCTGGTTCTCTCACCTCGACTAATGGCAGCAGCCCGGGGGCAGGCCTACCTGAAGATAGGCCCGATCATCTCATCGCTCAAGGTTCTGACTCCGCCCTCTCAGGCCATTCCATCCATTTGAACCAATCATCTGTCCATTCGGAACGTCAGGAGGAGCCCATTCGTCCGCCGCCTCCAACCAGACAGGAACGAGAGGAGCTTGAACGTCTTCTCGGAGGCATAGAGGGAAACCGAGATGGAGAGCGAGAGACCGCCATCTTGGATGATGGAGATTCCTTGCCCTCAGAGCGAACCGGGACGTTGAGGCTCAGTCGGTCATGTTCCTGCCGCGACGGTTACCGGTCTCAGCGCTGTGCTGAGCCTGGTTGTGACCGCACCCTCCTCATGCCTAATGGTTACTGCCTGGATCGGGCTCCCGGCACCAACGGGCACCACGGGGCGACACCTTCTGCCAGCCCCAACCCAGCTGCTCCTCCGTCACACATGGATCTGTGCCAGCACTACAGTCCCCACTCCCACCAGTCCCTGCCCCCTCCAGATTTGGTGTGGGACCGCCAAGGGGGCCCGCCCCACTACCTACACCGCTCCTGCTCAGAGGCTCCCTCATCTCGACATATCTGCCCATACTCATCACCAGACCTCACCCCTCACTCTCACACCCCTCCACATCACCACCCTCTGTCTGCCACGGGTCGCCTCTGCTGTCGAGAAGATGAATACGGTCCCTACCACCACCCTCCCCCACCTCACAGCCACCACCATGCTCATGCACACCACCCCAAACCCTCCACCAGCCCTACCTACCATGATATAATGCTAATGGATGGTCTTCCGCCCCCCGGCTGCCCTTGCAGAGACTGCACTATCAGGAGAGAAGACTCAGCGGCCTATCACGGCCTGAGGCTGGACCGAGGTGACAGCTTTCAATGGGACAGAGAGGCGGAGCTTCAGCAGAGGGAGGTGGGGCTTAGGAGAGCCAGGGAGGCAGAGTTACCCAGAGGGTCAGAGCTCCACTGGGAGAGGGATCCCGGGCTGAGGCGAGGCAGAGAGCTGTCCCTTCACTGGGAGCGAGACAGGGAGGCTGAGCTGCAgtgggagagggaaagagaggctGAATATTGGCACAGGAGAGCCACCATAGCCTCCTATGGCCAACAGGGTCACGATCTTCCTGCCTTCCAATTTGACCCCTTGCCATCGGGTCACCCAGCTTATCCAGAGGCGTCGAGGTCTCATGCTCATTCTCACCTGGATCTGaagtacagcagcagcagcagtggttaCCAAACACCCCGCCAAGTGTGCCCCTGCTCACCCTACCAGCCCTCGCCATCTGAAAGCAGGGGCTACGCCTCGGGCTACCAGTCTGAGTCCACGTCTCCGCTGCCCCCTGCCTCCACCATGACGGGGCCCTGTGGCCACAGCAATGGGCCAGCAGAGCATAACCATAGCCGCCACCCTCACCATCCAGACTCCCAGCAGTCATACGGCTCAGACTCACACACTG aTGGCCTTCGTAGCTCTGGTGAAAGTGTGGGCTGGAGGGATCACATTACCCACGGGTCCTTTAAGAGGGTCCACAGAGATGGCCAAGCTGCATCCTCCACACCGTCTGACATGTCTGGACCGCCCACTCCTGTCCACACCAGCAGCCCTCTACGCACACAGGAAAG CCCCAGTCCAGGAGGGAGGGAGTATGAGATCCGGACCACAGACATCATCAGCAGTGACTACGACGCTTCCCAGGCCCAGGACAGACACTATCGAGCTGACGACATCCTCCCGGAATCCCCGGAAAGccaaaaaagcagcacagagcCGTCATCTATGTCATCCACCAAAGACACGCAGTCGCACACAACCACACCTATTCAAACAGAGCCCCACAACCACTGCACTGCACAAACAGAGCCAGCCCCTGCAGCTCCCTATCAGCAGCACTGTAGTCCAGATATGCGCTCAGCTTCTTCGTTTGACTCCGTGACATCAACCACATCAAACCAGGGACACTTCCAGGCTCCGTCATCCCCTCTCCGTGCTTCACCTGCGCCAGATACACACCCCCAGCCTGGCCCTCTCACTCTCCAGACGCCCCGTCTTTCAGAGGCTGCTGCTTTGCCTTCCGCCGTGGCACAGGCGGTGTCCCAGCCTCAGAGCCAGACCCACACCCAAACCACTGGCTGTGCAGGACCCATCCCAGCAGAGGTCAACGGATCTTCTCCAGCCGGGGAAGCTCACCCAGAAGCTCCAAAACCCACCAACACCTCCAACACCCAAGCGCCTGCATCTCCCACCCCAGCTACATCATCATCCCACCAGCCTGCATCCAGCAGCATGGAGGGCTCCCCTGTCTCCGATGCCCCGGTTCCCGGCTTTGCCACCCTGGGTAGGAGGTTGATGTTGAGTGGGTCTGACCCCCAACATCCAAACCACACTCAGCAGCACAGTCCCCCACATCACCACTACCCAGCCATGGAACACAGTGCTCCTCTAGACACTAACAAGAGGCACTGCTACTCCCCTCACACTCCGCACCTTCATCAGTCCTCCTACTCCAACTACTCCACCATCTCCATCCCCCTTCCTCACCCCCAGCCGCCTTTGCCAGAGAAGCGCCACCCTCCTGCCCAGTCAGGTTCACCCAGCGATGGGGTGGGGACTCTGAGGCCGGCCGTGGGCCATGTGCCTCCCTCCACTGCCAGCACCACCCAGCATCAGCACCATGTCACATTCTCTCCCACTGTGGGGGAAATTGCACCCCCTGCAGGCCAGAATGATGGAGTGGCCCCTGTGGAGCCTGAGATCGCAAACCGGGTCAGTGTGAAGTTTGTCCAGGATAGTTCAAGGTTCTGGTACAAGCCTGGCATCTCCAGAGAGCAAG CAATCACAGCTCTGAAGGAGAGAGAGCCAGGAACCTTCCTGATCAGGGACAGCAACTCTTTCCAGGGGGCCTATGGCTTGGCCCTAAAGGTGGCTACGCCTCCTCCCAATGTCAACAACCACAGCAGCAAGG CGAGTGACCCTCTGGAGCAGCTGGTCAGACACTTCCTAATAGAAACAGGCCCTCGAGGAGTCAAGATTAAAGGGTGTCAGAATGAGCCCTACTTTG GGAGTCTGTCAGCACTGGTCTACCAACACTCCATCACacccatttctttgccttgcgCTCTGAAGATCCTAGAAAAAG ATCTGATAGGAGAGGTGCAGGAGGCTCAACCAGTGAGTAACATCAGCACGGCTGCTGACCTGCTGAAACAAGGAGCAG CCTGTAACGTCCTCTACCTGAATTCCGTGGAAACAGAGTCTCTGACCGGCCCGCAGGCCATCGCCAAGGCAACAGATGCGACCTTGGGTCGTAACCCGCGACCTGCAGCCACTGTCGTGCAGTTCAAGGTGACTTCGCAGGGCATCACACTCACCGACAGCCAGCGCAG GGTTTTCTTCAGGAGGCATTACCCGGTGAACAGCGTGACCTTCAGCAGCATCGACCCTAAAGACAGGAG GTGGACTAACTCAGACAGCACCCCTGTTAA GGTGTTTGGTTTCGTAGCCAAGAAGCCCGGCAGCGTGGCAGAGAACGTTTGCCACATGTTCGCCGAGTTGGACCCCGAACAGCCTGCCTCGGCCATCGTCAACTTTATCAACAAGGTCATGCTGTCGCAGCGCCGatag
- the tns2a gene encoding tensin-2 isoform X1 has product MGCVLSSDWCGEEEVQSVPVVRNSSLKRRSLERSESGRMRLTKAGKGEPHIFKEKTFKKKRQCSVCRQSVDHVGSFCRVCKTATHRKCEAKVTSACIPVPSNDLQRRGTGPSRHTQHLGSTKSLTYTKQRNTLPRSFSVDRVMERVMERHYDFDLTYITERIISVFFPPKLEEQRYRLNLKEVAAMLKSKHQDKFLLLNLSERRHDITRLNPKVHDFGWPDLHAPPLDKICAICKAMETWLTSDPQHVVVLHCKGNKGKTGVIIAAYMHYSKISAGADQALSTLAMRKFCEDKVSSSLQPSQNRYIYYFGGLLSGAIKMNSSPLFLHQVLIPSLPNFQGEGGYYPFLKIYQAMQLVYTSGIYDLQGTGGRRLCVTIEPALLLKGDIMVKCYHRRAQSADRDTVFRLQFHTCTIHGSQLWFGKGELDEACTDERFPSDATVEFVFSSGPEKIKGREYQKNDPAVTVDYNTADPVVRWDSYENFNQRYQDSLEDIAHTRGPLDGSLYAQIKKRRGPGSGSLTSTNGSSPGAGLPEDRPDHLIAQGSDSALSGHSIHLNQSSVHSERQEEPIRPPPPTRQEREELERLLGGIEGNRDGERETAILDDGDSLPSERTGTLRLSRSCSCRDGYRSQRCAEPGCDRTLLMPNGYCLDRAPGTNGHHGATPSASPNPAAPPSHMDLCQHYSPHSHQSLPPPDLVWDRQGGPPHYLHRSCSEAPSSRHICPYSSPDLTPHSHTPPHHHPLSATGRLCCREDEYGPYHHPPPPHSHHHAHAHHPKPSTSPTYHDIMLMDGLPPPGCPCRDCTIRREDSAAYHGLRLDRGDSFQWDREAELQQREVGLRRAREAELPRGSELHWERDPGLRRGRELSLHWERDREAELQWEREREAEYWHRRATIASYGQQGHDLPAFQFDPLPSGHPAYPEASRSHAHSHLDLKYSSSSSGYQTPRQVCPCSPYQPSPSESRGYASGYQSESTSPLPPASTMTGPCGHSNGPAEHNHSRHPHHPDSQQSYGSDSHTDGLRSSGESVGWRDHITHGSFKRVHRDGQAASSTPSDMSGPPTPVHTSSPLRTQESPSPGGREYEIRTTDIISSDYDASQAQDRHYRADDILPESPESQKSSTEPSSMSSTKDTQSHTTTPIQTEPHNHCTAQTEPAPAAPYQQHCSPDMRSASSFDSVTSTTSNQGHFQAPSSPLRASPAPDTHPQPGPLTLQTPRLSEAAALPSAVAQAVSQPQSQTHTQTTGCAGPIPAEVNGSSPAGEAHPEAPKPTNTSNTQAPASPTPATSSSHQPASSSMEGSPVSDAPVPGFATLGRRLMLSGSDPQHPNHTQQHSPPHHHYPAMEHSAPLDTNKRHCYSPHTPHLHQSSYSNYSTISIPLPHPQPPLPEKRHPPAQSGSPSDGVGTLRPAVGHVPPSTASTTQHQHHVTFSPTVGEIAPPAGQNDGVAPVEPEIANRVSVKFVQDSSRFWYKPGISREQAITALKEREPGTFLIRDSNSFQGAYGLALKVATPPPNVNNHSSKASDPLEQLVRHFLIETGPRGVKIKGCQNEPYFGSLSALVYQHSITPISLPCALKILEKDLIGEVQEAQPVSNISTAADLLKQGAACNVLYLNSVETESLTGPQAIAKATDATLGRNPRPAATVVQFKVTSQGITLTDSQRRVFFRRHYPVNSVTFSSIDPKDRRWTNSDSTPVKVFGFVAKKPGSVAENVCHMFAELDPEQPASAIVNFINKVMLSQRR; this is encoded by the exons GTGACCTCTGCATGCATCCCAGTGCCCTCCAATGATCTG CAGCGTAGAGGGACCGGTCCGTCTCGACACACCCAACACCTG GGTTCCACGAAGTCTCTGACCTATACCAAACAGAGAAACACCCTGCCAAG GAGCTTCAGTGTGGACCGTGTGATGGAGAGAGTGATGGAGCGCCACTACGACTTCGACCTGACCTACATCACCGAGAGGATCATCTCCGTCTTCTTCCCCCCAAAGCTGGAGGAACAGAGATACCGGCTTAACCTGAAGGAGGTGGCTGCCATGCTCAAGTCCAAACATCAAGACAAATTTCTG CTCCTGAATCTCTCCGAGAGGCGCCACGATATCACCCGATTAAATCCCAAG GTTCATGACTTTGGCTGGCCTGACCTCCACGCCCCACCGCTGGATAAGATCTGTGCCATATGTAAGGCCATGGAGACGtggctgacctctgacccccagCACGTGGTGGTCCTGCACTGCAAG GGCAACAAAGGGAAAACAGGCGTGATCATTGCGGCCTACATGCACTACAGCAAGATCTCCgcagg GGCGGACCAGGCTCTCAGTACTCTGGCCATGAGGAAGTTCTGTGAAGATAAGGTGTCCTCTTCCCTCCAGCCGTCCCAAAACAG GTATATCTATTACTTCGGGGGCCTCCTGTCTGGGGCGATCAAGATGAACAGCagccctctcttcctccaccaaGTTCTCATCCCATCGCTCCCCAACTTCCAGGGtgaaggag GTTACTACCCCTTCCTGAAGATCTACCAGGCCATGCAGTTGGTCTACACTTCGGGCATATA TGACCTTCAAGGCACTGGAGGTAGGCGTCTGTGTGTGACCATTGAACCAGCACTGCTGCTGAAGGGTGACATCATG GTGAAATGCTACCACAGGCGAGCACAGAGTGCTGACAGAGACACTGTGTTCAGGCTGCAGTTCCACACTTGCACCATCCACGGATCCCAGCTCTGGTTTGGCAAAGGAGAGCTGGATGAAGCTTGTACTG ATGAGCGTTTTCCATCTGATGCCACAGTAGAATTTGTCTTCTCCTCTGGACCTGAGAAGATCAAAG GTCGTGAGTACCAGAAGAACGACCCAGCTGTCACAGTCGACTACAACACTGCTGACCCAGTGGTTCGCTGGGATTCCTATGAGAACTTCAACCAGCGATACCAGGACAGCCTGGAGG ATATTGCCCACACCAGAGGTCCTCTAGATGGCAGTCTCTACGCTCAGATAAAGAAGCGGCGAGGGCCAGGCTCTGGTTCTCTCACCTCGACTAATGGCAGCAGCCCGGGGGCAGGCCTACCTGAAGATAGGCCCGATCATCTCATCGCTCAAGGTTCTGACTCCGCCCTCTCAGGCCATTCCATCCATTTGAACCAATCATCTGTCCATTCGGAACGTCAGGAGGAGCCCATTCGTCCGCCGCCTCCAACCAGACAGGAACGAGAGGAGCTTGAACGTCTTCTCGGAGGCATAGAGGGAAACCGAGATGGAGAGCGAGAGACCGCCATCTTGGATGATGGAGATTCCTTGCCCTCAGAGCGAACCGGGACGTTGAGGCTCAGTCGGTCATGTTCCTGCCGCGACGGTTACCGGTCTCAGCGCTGTGCTGAGCCTGGTTGTGACCGCACCCTCCTCATGCCTAATGGTTACTGCCTGGATCGGGCTCCCGGCACCAACGGGCACCACGGGGCGACACCTTCTGCCAGCCCCAACCCAGCTGCTCCTCCGTCACACATGGATCTGTGCCAGCACTACAGTCCCCACTCCCACCAGTCCCTGCCCCCTCCAGATTTGGTGTGGGACCGCCAAGGGGGCCCGCCCCACTACCTACACCGCTCCTGCTCAGAGGCTCCCTCATCTCGACATATCTGCCCATACTCATCACCAGACCTCACCCCTCACTCTCACACCCCTCCACATCACCACCCTCTGTCTGCCACGGGTCGCCTCTGCTGTCGAGAAGATGAATACGGTCCCTACCACCACCCTCCCCCACCTCACAGCCACCACCATGCTCATGCACACCACCCCAAACCCTCCACCAGCCCTACCTACCATGATATAATGCTAATGGATGGTCTTCCGCCCCCCGGCTGCCCTTGCAGAGACTGCACTATCAGGAGAGAAGACTCAGCGGCCTATCACGGCCTGAGGCTGGACCGAGGTGACAGCTTTCAATGGGACAGAGAGGCGGAGCTTCAGCAGAGGGAGGTGGGGCTTAGGAGAGCCAGGGAGGCAGAGTTACCCAGAGGGTCAGAGCTCCACTGGGAGAGGGATCCCGGGCTGAGGCGAGGCAGAGAGCTGTCCCTTCACTGGGAGCGAGACAGGGAGGCTGAGCTGCAgtgggagagggaaagagaggctGAATATTGGCACAGGAGAGCCACCATAGCCTCCTATGGCCAACAGGGTCACGATCTTCCTGCCTTCCAATTTGACCCCTTGCCATCGGGTCACCCAGCTTATCCAGAGGCGTCGAGGTCTCATGCTCATTCTCACCTGGATCTGaagtacagcagcagcagcagtggttaCCAAACACCCCGCCAAGTGTGCCCCTGCTCACCCTACCAGCCCTCGCCATCTGAAAGCAGGGGCTACGCCTCGGGCTACCAGTCTGAGTCCACGTCTCCGCTGCCCCCTGCCTCCACCATGACGGGGCCCTGTGGCCACAGCAATGGGCCAGCAGAGCATAACCATAGCCGCCACCCTCACCATCCAGACTCCCAGCAGTCATACGGCTCAGACTCACACACTG aTGGCCTTCGTAGCTCTGGTGAAAGTGTGGGCTGGAGGGATCACATTACCCACGGGTCCTTTAAGAGGGTCCACAGAGATGGCCAAGCTGCATCCTCCACACCGTCTGACATGTCTGGACCGCCCACTCCTGTCCACACCAGCAGCCCTCTACGCACACAGGAAAG CCCCAGTCCAGGAGGGAGGGAGTATGAGATCCGGACCACAGACATCATCAGCAGTGACTACGACGCTTCCCAGGCCCAGGACAGACACTATCGAGCTGACGACATCCTCCCGGAATCCCCGGAAAGccaaaaaagcagcacagagcCGTCATCTATGTCATCCACCAAAGACACGCAGTCGCACACAACCACACCTATTCAAACAGAGCCCCACAACCACTGCACTGCACAAACAGAGCCAGCCCCTGCAGCTCCCTATCAGCAGCACTGTAGTCCAGATATGCGCTCAGCTTCTTCGTTTGACTCCGTGACATCAACCACATCAAACCAGGGACACTTCCAGGCTCCGTCATCCCCTCTCCGTGCTTCACCTGCGCCAGATACACACCCCCAGCCTGGCCCTCTCACTCTCCAGACGCCCCGTCTTTCAGAGGCTGCTGCTTTGCCTTCCGCCGTGGCACAGGCGGTGTCCCAGCCTCAGAGCCAGACCCACACCCAAACCACTGGCTGTGCAGGACCCATCCCAGCAGAGGTCAACGGATCTTCTCCAGCCGGGGAAGCTCACCCAGAAGCTCCAAAACCCACCAACACCTCCAACACCCAAGCGCCTGCATCTCCCACCCCAGCTACATCATCATCCCACCAGCCTGCATCCAGCAGCATGGAGGGCTCCCCTGTCTCCGATGCCCCGGTTCCCGGCTTTGCCACCCTGGGTAGGAGGTTGATGTTGAGTGGGTCTGACCCCCAACATCCAAACCACACTCAGCAGCACAGTCCCCCACATCACCACTACCCAGCCATGGAACACAGTGCTCCTCTAGACACTAACAAGAGGCACTGCTACTCCCCTCACACTCCGCACCTTCATCAGTCCTCCTACTCCAACTACTCCACCATCTCCATCCCCCTTCCTCACCCCCAGCCGCCTTTGCCAGAGAAGCGCCACCCTCCTGCCCAGTCAGGTTCACCCAGCGATGGGGTGGGGACTCTGAGGCCGGCCGTGGGCCATGTGCCTCCCTCCACTGCCAGCACCACCCAGCATCAGCACCATGTCACATTCTCTCCCACTGTGGGGGAAATTGCACCCCCTGCAGGCCAGAATGATGGAGTGGCCCCTGTGGAGCCTGAGATCGCAAACCGGGTCAGTGTGAAGTTTGTCCAGGATAGTTCAAGGTTCTGGTACAAGCCTGGCATCTCCAGAGAGCAAG CAATCACAGCTCTGAAGGAGAGAGAGCCAGGAACCTTCCTGATCAGGGACAGCAACTCTTTCCAGGGGGCCTATGGCTTGGCCCTAAAGGTGGCTACGCCTCCTCCCAATGTCAACAACCACAGCAGCAAGG CGAGTGACCCTCTGGAGCAGCTGGTCAGACACTTCCTAATAGAAACAGGCCCTCGAGGAGTCAAGATTAAAGGGTGTCAGAATGAGCCCTACTTTG GGAGTCTGTCAGCACTGGTCTACCAACACTCCATCACacccatttctttgccttgcgCTCTGAAGATCCTAGAAAAAG ATCTGATAGGAGAGGTGCAGGAGGCTCAACCAGTGAGTAACATCAGCACGGCTGCTGACCTGCTGAAACAAGGAGCAG CCTGTAACGTCCTCTACCTGAATTCCGTGGAAACAGAGTCTCTGACCGGCCCGCAGGCCATCGCCAAGGCAACAGATGCGACCTTGGGTCGTAACCCGCGACCTGCAGCCACTGTCGTGCAGTTCAAGGTGACTTCGCAGGGCATCACACTCACCGACAGCCAGCGCAG GGTTTTCTTCAGGAGGCATTACCCGGTGAACAGCGTGACCTTCAGCAGCATCGACCCTAAAGACAGGAG GTGGACTAACTCAGACAGCACCCCTGTTAA GGTGTTTGGTTTCGTAGCCAAGAAGCCCGGCAGCGTGGCAGAGAACGTTTGCCACATGTTCGCCGAGTTGGACCCCGAACAGCCTGCCTCGGCCATCGTCAACTTTATCAACAAGGTCATGCTGTCGCAGCGCCGatag